The following coding sequences are from one Leptolyngbya sp. NIES-3755 window:
- a CDS encoding excinuclease ABC subunit B (similar to AA sequence:cyanobase_aa:LBDG_30440) translates to MAEFNIQAPFEPMGDQPSAIAQLVKSINAGNRYQTLQGATGTGKTHTIARVIDKVGKPTLLLAHNKTLAAQLCNELREFFPNNAVEYFISYYDYYQPEAYIPVSDTYIEKTASINDEIDMLRHSATRSLFERRDVIVVASISCIYGLGIASEYLNASIPLRVGEEVNQRQVLRDLASVQYSRNDLDLGRGKFRVKGDVLEIGPAYEDRIIRVEFFGDEIDAIRYVDPVTGATLQSMEAVSIYPARHFVTPEDRLQIACDDIELELKQRLVELETEGKLLEAQRLEQRTRYDLEVLREVGFCNGVENYSRHLAGRQPGEQPECLLNYFPDDWLLAIDESHVTIPQIRGMYNGDQARKKVLIDHGFRLPSAADNRPLKAEEFWNRVNQCVFISATPGDWELEISEDRIVEQVIRPTGVLDPEVFVRPTQGQVDDLLHEIQTRVEKRERTLVTTLTKRMAEDLTEYFQERGVRVRYLHSEINSIERIEILQELREGTFDVLIGVNLLREGLDLPEVSLVAILDADKEGFLRAKRSLIQTMGRAARHVEGKAILYADNLTDSMAAAIEETERRRAIQMEYNEKHGIVPKPIIKKSNNAILAFLEVSRRLNSQELEQVYEKADEIPLENIPTLITQLEAQMKDAAKKMEFEEAAKYRDRIKHLRDKMLGQRN, encoded by the coding sequence ATGGCAGAGTTTAACATTCAAGCCCCGTTTGAACCGATGGGCGATCAGCCAAGCGCGATCGCACAGTTGGTCAAAAGTATCAATGCTGGAAATCGTTATCAAACCTTGCAAGGCGCGACCGGAACTGGGAAAACTCACACGATCGCACGAGTGATCGATAAAGTCGGAAAGCCAACATTACTCCTCGCGCACAATAAAACACTCGCGGCACAGCTTTGTAATGAGTTGCGCGAATTTTTTCCGAACAATGCAGTCGAATACTTTATCAGTTATTACGACTATTATCAGCCTGAAGCTTACATTCCAGTGAGCGATACTTACATCGAAAAAACCGCTTCGATCAACGATGAGATTGATATGCTGCGACATTCGGCAACTCGATCGTTGTTTGAACGCAGAGATGTGATTGTCGTGGCATCGATTAGCTGTATCTATGGTTTGGGGATTGCTTCTGAGTATCTAAATGCGTCGATTCCGCTGAGAGTTGGTGAAGAAGTCAATCAGCGACAAGTTTTACGCGATTTAGCCTCAGTGCAATATTCGCGGAATGATCTCGATCTCGGTCGCGGTAAGTTCCGAGTGAAAGGCGATGTGTTAGAAATTGGTCCTGCTTACGAAGATCGAATTATTCGAGTCGAATTCTTTGGCGATGAGATTGATGCCATTCGCTATGTTGATCCAGTCACAGGAGCGACATTGCAAAGTATGGAAGCCGTCAGTATCTATCCTGCCCGTCACTTTGTCACGCCAGAAGATCGATTACAGATTGCTTGCGATGACATCGAACTAGAGCTAAAACAACGCTTAGTCGAACTGGAAACCGAAGGAAAATTACTCGAAGCACAACGCTTAGAGCAACGCACTCGATACGATTTGGAAGTCTTGAGAGAAGTCGGTTTCTGTAACGGTGTGGAAAACTATTCGAGACATTTAGCGGGTCGCCAACCGGGTGAGCAACCTGAATGTTTATTGAATTACTTTCCCGATGATTGGTTGTTGGCGATCGATGAATCTCACGTGACTATTCCCCAAATTCGAGGCATGTACAACGGCGACCAAGCTCGTAAGAAAGTGCTGATCGATCATGGTTTCCGTTTACCGAGTGCCGCAGATAATCGCCCACTCAAAGCTGAGGAATTTTGGAACAGAGTAAATCAATGTGTGTTCATTTCTGCAACTCCAGGCGATTGGGAATTAGAAATCTCTGAAGACCGGATCGTAGAGCAAGTGATTCGACCGACTGGAGTGCTTGATCCAGAAGTCTTTGTGCGTCCGACTCAAGGACAAGTCGATGATTTACTGCACGAGATCCAAACACGAGTCGAGAAGCGAGAAAGAACACTTGTGACAACGCTGACGAAACGGATGGCGGAAGACTTAACCGAATACTTCCAAGAGCGGGGCGTTCGGGTCAGATATTTGCACTCGGAAATTAACTCGATCGAAAGAATCGAAATCCTCCAAGAACTGAGAGAAGGCACATTCGACGTTTTGATCGGCGTGAACTTGCTCAGAGAAGGATTGGACTTACCAGAAGTCTCTCTCGTTGCCATTCTTGATGCTGACAAAGAAGGATTCTTGAGAGCGAAACGATCGCTGATTCAAACGATGGGACGAGCGGCACGACACGTCGAAGGCAAAGCAATTCTCTACGCGGATAATCTGACCGATAGTATGGCGGCAGCGATCGAAGAAACCGAGCGACGACGTGCGATTCAAATGGAATACAACGAGAAACATGGAATCGTACCAAAACCGATCATCAAGAAATCGAACAATGCGATTTTGGCATTCCTCGAAGTTTCGCGGCGGTTAAATTCACAGGAATTGGAGCAAGTTTATGAAAAAGCGGATGAGATTCCGTTAGAAAACATTCCTACTTTGATTACACAGCTTGAAGCGCAAATGAAAGACGCTGCGAAAAAGATGGAATTCGAGGAAGCAGCGAAGTATCGAGACAGAATTAAACATCTGCGAGATAAGATGCTGGGTCAGCGGAATTGA
- a CDS encoding 3-octaprenyl-4-hydroxybenzoate decarboxylase (similar to AA sequence:cyanobase_aa:LBDG_27040), producing MPRDLRGFIRQLEERGQLRRIQTLVDPDLEIAEIANRMLQHGGPGLLFENVKGSPHPVAVNLMGTVERVCLAMNMESPLELETLGKKLALLYQPRPPKKFSQAIELGKVLYDVVQAKPARDFLPACQQVVLKDDEVDLTQIPMLRVYPGDAGKVLTLGLMITKDPETKIPNVGVYRLQLQSKNTMTVQWLSVRGATRHLRKAAERGEKLEVAIALGVDPLIIMAAATPLPVDLSEWLFAGLYGGAGVHIAKCKTVDLEVPADSEFVLEGTITPGETAIDGPAGDHMGYYGGVNEKAPMLKFNCMTHRKNPIYLTTFSGRPPKEDAMMAIALNRIYTPILRQQVPEIIDFFLPMEALSYKAAVLSIDKAYPGQARRAALAFWSALPQFTYTKFVIVVDKDINIRDPRAVVWAITSKVDPARDVFILPENPFDSLDFATEKPGLGSRMGIDATTKVFPETDRPWADPLKSDPDVAAMVDRRWAEYGLADLKLGEVDPNLFGYQIEK from the coding sequence ATGCCGAGAGATTTGCGCGGATTTATCAGACAGCTTGAAGAACGCGGACAGTTGCGCCGCATCCAAACGCTGGTTGATCCTGACTTAGAGATCGCTGAAATTGCGAATCGGATGTTGCAGCATGGTGGACCTGGGTTGCTGTTTGAAAATGTTAAAGGGTCGCCGCATCCGGTGGCTGTGAATTTGATGGGAACGGTGGAACGGGTGTGTTTGGCGATGAATATGGAGTCGCCTTTGGAACTCGAAACGCTGGGGAAAAAGTTGGCGTTGTTGTATCAGCCGCGTCCACCCAAGAAGTTTTCGCAAGCGATCGAGTTAGGGAAAGTTCTGTACGATGTGGTGCAAGCGAAACCTGCTCGTGATTTTCTGCCTGCTTGTCAACAGGTTGTGTTGAAAGATGATGAGGTCGATCTGACTCAAATTCCGATGTTGCGAGTGTATCCGGGCGATGCGGGTAAGGTGCTGACCCTTGGATTGATGATTACAAAAGATCCAGAGACCAAGATTCCGAATGTCGGGGTGTATCGCTTGCAATTGCAGTCGAAAAATACAATGACTGTTCAATGGCTTTCGGTGCGGGGGGCAACTCGACATTTGAGAAAAGCAGCAGAGCGTGGAGAAAAATTAGAAGTTGCGATCGCGCTGGGTGTTGATCCGCTGATTATTATGGCGGCGGCAACTCCATTGCCTGTTGATCTATCCGAATGGCTATTTGCTGGATTGTATGGTGGTGCGGGTGTTCATATCGCGAAATGTAAGACCGTAGATTTGGAAGTGCCTGCGGATTCGGAATTTGTTTTAGAAGGTACGATTACCCCTGGAGAGACTGCGATCGATGGTCCAGCAGGTGATCACATGGGCTACTACGGCGGTGTGAATGAAAAGGCTCCGATGCTGAAATTCAACTGTATGACGCATCGGAAAAATCCGATTTACCTCACAACGTTTAGTGGTCGTCCACCCAAAGAAGATGCAATGATGGCGATCGCGCTGAATCGAATCTATACGCCAATTCTGAGACAGCAAGTTCCAGAGATTATCGATTTCTTTTTACCGATGGAAGCGTTGAGCTATAAAGCAGCGGTATTGTCGATCGATAAAGCGTATCCCGGTCAAGCCAGACGAGCCGCATTAGCGTTCTGGAGCGCTCTTCCACAGTTCACGTATACAAAATTTGTGATTGTGGTAGATAAAGACATTAACATTCGCGATCCGAGAGCTGTTGTTTGGGCGATTACCTCAAAGGTTGATCCGGCTCGTGATGTATTCATCCTGCCTGAAAATCCGTTTGATTCGCTCGATTTTGCCACCGAGAAGCCCGGATTGGGGAGCCGAATGGGGATTGATGCCACCACGAAGGTTTTCCCAGAAACAGACCGTCCTTGGGCAGATCCGCTGAAGTCTGATCCGGATGTAGCAGCAATGGTCGATCGACGTTGGGCGGAATATGGATTGGCGGATCTCAAATTAGGTGAGGTTGATCCGAATTTGTTTGGGTATCAAATCGAGAAATAG
- a CDS encoding hypothetical protein (hypothetical protein TherJR_1083;~similar to AA sequence:cyanobase_aa:LBDG_27050), giving the protein MSTQRVPLEALQKIRQHFKTALLAPEAENHPEMYLDREEPPAPTSLEDLGSLFHFGGSLEDALQMPNCQGQWFISSANPGTALMKLPGLKLKPKFRLVSYLYRMGDDGMGVTWAVPEQFSTTAHLEEALLTAEGRDRPPKPEHALSDFMDAIDGDHSSMSYVIASLLRRELLEFGKMGRIATWSHHRLINSLPNLPNWQWRSEAPKDYSPKVRVFPDGRVAVEFFSCRTVAPIAVFQHVDHYLAGQYRSQHLDRAIALSQLTNGAVKH; this is encoded by the coding sequence ATGTCTACTCAAAGAGTCCCACTCGAAGCGCTCCAAAAAATCAGACAACACTTCAAGACCGCACTGCTCGCTCCGGAAGCAGAGAATCATCCGGAAATGTACCTCGATCGAGAAGAACCCCCAGCCCCCACTTCACTCGAAGATTTGGGCAGTTTGTTTCACTTCGGTGGCTCTTTGGAAGATGCGCTGCAAATGCCAAATTGTCAGGGGCAATGGTTCATCAGTTCAGCCAATCCTGGAACCGCCTTGATGAAATTACCCGGTCTGAAACTCAAACCAAAATTTCGACTCGTGAGCTATCTGTATCGAATGGGCGACGATGGCATGGGAGTAACTTGGGCAGTTCCAGAACAGTTCAGCACAACAGCACATTTGGAAGAGGCATTACTCACCGCTGAAGGTCGCGATCGACCCCCCAAACCCGAACATGCCCTATCCGATTTCATGGATGCGATCGACGGTGATCATTCCTCGATGTCTTATGTGATTGCCTCTCTACTTCGTCGTGAACTGCTCGAATTCGGCAAGATGGGACGCATTGCCACCTGGAGCCATCATCGTTTGATCAACAGCCTTCCAAATCTCCCCAATTGGCAATGGCGCTCTGAAGCTCCAAAAGATTACTCTCCAAAGGTTCGAGTGTTCCCAGATGGGCGAGTTGCAGTTGAATTTTTTAGCTGTCGAACCGTTGCCCCGATCGCAGTTTTTCAACACGTTGATCATTACTTAGCAGGACAATATCGATCGCAACACCTGGATCGAGCGATTGCACTGTCTCAACTCACCAATGGAGCCGTCAAACACTAA
- a CDS encoding hypothetical protein (similar to AA sequence:cyanobase_aa:LBDG_24700): protein MGNSAQKEQLKAIGTRLGEERQKKSISLEEIAAKTYIPQRLLSAIEDANLDRLPEPVFVQGFIRRYADAIGLDGTAMSKEFTVDLSPLPASTTATLISSTPEPPLKPVVQNTTPLKSAQNPVPLKPVQNTAPPKPVTPLPTPKPQEPELVRDVPKVKLSEPKLTGNDSSSRLPLYALGGAIALGVIGVLAATVFNRPAERSTPVAATTPQASQPSIAPPSPSAIQASPKPSPSPSPAGAIGVKMNVTEDSWVEVVVDGTPAFEGNLPKGTQRTWSGKQTVVVNAGNAGGVSLSYNNAPFKPMGAAGEVLSASFPPAP, encoded by the coding sequence ATGGGCAACTCGGCACAGAAAGAACAACTCAAAGCGATCGGCACTCGGCTCGGCGAAGAACGCCAGAAAAAATCGATTTCGCTCGAAGAAATTGCCGCGAAAACCTACATTCCGCAGCGACTTTTGAGCGCGATCGAAGATGCGAACCTCGATCGACTTCCAGAACCCGTCTTCGTTCAAGGGTTTATTCGTCGGTATGCTGATGCGATCGGGCTAGACGGCACAGCCATGTCTAAAGAGTTCACGGTCGATCTCTCCCCACTTCCTGCAAGCACTACGGCAACGTTGATTTCTTCGACTCCTGAACCGCCTCTGAAGCCTGTGGTGCAAAATACCACGCCGCTGAAATCTGCACAAAACCCTGTCCCGCTAAAACCTGTCCAAAACACGGCACCGCCCAAACCGGTTACGCCGCTCCCGACTCCGAAACCTCAAGAGCCTGAACTCGTTCGCGATGTGCCGAAAGTAAAGCTCAGTGAGCCGAAATTAACGGGGAATGACTCTTCGTCTCGATTGCCCTTGTATGCTTTAGGAGGCGCGATCGCACTCGGTGTCATCGGGGTTCTAGCGGCAACGGTCTTTAATCGTCCCGCAGAGCGATCGACTCCGGTGGCTGCCACAACTCCTCAAGCCTCGCAGCCGTCGATCGCTCCTCCTAGTCCAAGTGCGATCCAAGCTTCTCCAAAACCGTCTCCGAGTCCGTCTCCAGCAGGTGCGATTGGCGTGAAGATGAATGTCACCGAGGATAGCTGGGTCGAAGTTGTGGTCGATGGGACTCCAGCGTTTGAAGGAAACCTGCCTAAAGGAACTCAGCGGACGTGGAGCGGCAAGCAAACTGTCGTCGTCAATGCGGGAAATGCAGGAGGCGTATCGCTGTCTTATAACAATGCACCCTTCAAACCCATGGGTGCGGCTGGAGAAGTCTTGAGTGCAAGTTTTCCGCCTGCTCCTTAG
- a CDS encoding putative SAM-dependent methyltransferase (similar to AA sequence:cyanobase_aa:LBDG_24690): protein MPRRPDIAFIPMPELAIEVLLKELQVRDTDVIYDLGCGNGQVLVTAAVQSGIRGVGIDIDPVRIQEARSNAEQAGVSDRLSFREADLFESRFEEASIVILYLLPHLNLRLRPALFEQLKSGTRIVSIDFDMGDWQPEKTIKLDIEEETTLYFWTI, encoded by the coding sequence ATGCCACGAAGACCAGATATTGCCTTCATTCCCATGCCCGAACTCGCGATCGAGGTTCTACTAAAGGAATTACAGGTAAGGGACACCGATGTAATTTATGATCTCGGCTGCGGAAATGGTCAAGTTTTGGTAACAGCGGCAGTTCAATCTGGGATTCGAGGCGTAGGAATCGATATTGATCCGGTGCGAATTCAGGAAGCGCGATCGAATGCAGAACAGGCAGGAGTCAGCGATCGACTCTCTTTTCGCGAAGCCGATTTATTTGAAAGTCGATTTGAAGAGGCTTCGATCGTCATTCTTTATTTGTTGCCGCATTTGAATTTGAGATTACGACCTGCATTGTTCGAGCAGCTTAAATCGGGAACGCGAATTGTCTCGATCGATTTTGATATGGGCGATTGGCAACCGGAAAAAACAATTAAACTCGACATTGAGGAAGAAACAACGTTGTATTTTTGGACAATCTAA
- a CDS encoding hypothetical protein (conserved hypothetical protein;~similar to AA sequence:cyanobase_aa:AM1_3044) has product MPPVGAESREADYIADLVFWNRQTGLGKVFSSSTIFSLPNGGDRSPDAAWVRLDRWNALTPEQQERFPPICPDFVIELRSRTVRSWRSEADRLKPLQEKMQEYLDSGLRLGWLIDPQNEQVEIYRSIVSIDRSGEIPSSAFRRGRATWFRSEFVRKKQPIDNSIDCPN; this is encoded by the coding sequence GTGCCACCCGTCGGAGCAGAAAGTCGTGAAGCAGACTATATTGCTGATCTAGTCTTTTGGAATCGCCAAACTGGTTTAGGAAAAGTCTTTAGTTCTTCAACAATTTTCAGCTTACCCAATGGCGGAGATCGTTCTCCGGATGCAGCTTGGGTGAGACTCGATCGATGGAATGCACTCACACCAGAACAGCAAGAACGGTTTCCGCCGATCTGCCCAGATTTCGTGATTGAACTGCGATCTCGTACCGTTCGCTCTTGGCGCAGCGAAGCTGACCGACTCAAACCGCTACAGGAAAAAATGCAGGAGTATCTCGATAGTGGTTTGAGATTGGGGTGGCTGATCGATCCGCAAAATGAACAGGTGGAAATTTATCGATCGATTGTCTCGATCGATCGATCTGGTGAAATTCCCAGTTCAGCTTTCAGGCGAGGACGTGCTACCTGGTTTCGTTCTGAATTTGTAAGAAAAAAGCAGCCGATCGATAACTCGATCGACTGCCCAAACTAA
- a CDS encoding molecular chaperone groEL (similar to AA sequence:cyanobase_aa:LBDG_27980): MAKIVVFDEASRQALERGVNALADAVRVTLGPRGRNVLLEKKFGAPQIVNDGVTIAKEIELEDPLENTGASLIREVASKTKDLAGDGTTTATVLAQAMIKEGLKNVAAGTNPISLRRGMDKAIAKLVTEIQAVAKPVQGTEIAQVATVSAGNDDEVGKMIQFAMDQVGRDGVITVEESKSLATELEVVEGMELDRGYLSPYFVTDTERLIVEYENVAVLLCDKKIGSIQELVPVLERVARAGQPLLIIAEDVEGEALATLVVNRLRGVLNAVAIKAPGFGDRRKQMLQDIAVLTDGQVISEEIGLSLDAVSADMLGLARKIIVTKDSTTIVSDNANSENVKKRVEQLRQEVERSDSEYDKEKITERIAKLAGGIAVIKVGAATETELKNRKLRIEDALNATKAAVAEGVVPGGGVSLIHLASKLEELKSSLNSEEQIGVDIVIRAIDAPLRQIADNAGVEGSVVVEKVREMSFNEGYNALTNEYEDLLAAGIVDPAKVVRSALQDAGSIAGMVLTTEALVVEKPEPKSAAAPDMGGMGGMGGMGGMGGMGMM, translated from the coding sequence ATGGCGAAGATTGTTGTCTTTGATGAAGCGTCTCGGCAGGCACTCGAACGTGGCGTGAATGCGCTCGCGGATGCGGTGCGGGTCACGTTGGGTCCACGTGGTCGAAATGTACTGCTCGAAAAGAAATTTGGTGCACCTCAGATTGTGAATGACGGGGTGACGATCGCGAAAGAAATCGAACTCGAAGATCCGCTGGAAAATACTGGAGCTTCCCTGATTCGCGAAGTCGCTTCTAAAACGAAAGATTTGGCAGGAGATGGAACCACGACCGCGACGGTTCTCGCTCAAGCGATGATCAAAGAAGGGTTGAAGAACGTTGCAGCCGGAACGAATCCGATCAGCTTGCGGCGCGGAATGGATAAAGCGATCGCGAAACTGGTCACAGAAATCCAAGCAGTTGCGAAACCCGTTCAAGGAACCGAGATTGCTCAAGTCGCGACCGTTTCGGCTGGAAACGATGATGAAGTCGGCAAGATGATCCAGTTCGCAATGGATCAAGTCGGTCGTGATGGCGTAATCACGGTTGAAGAATCGAAATCTTTGGCGACGGAACTCGAAGTCGTGGAAGGAATGGAACTCGATCGCGGTTATCTTTCGCCCTATTTTGTCACCGATACCGAGCGTCTGATTGTCGAATACGAGAACGTTGCAGTTTTACTTTGCGATAAGAAAATCGGTTCGATTCAAGAATTGGTTCCGGTACTCGAACGAGTGGCACGTGCAGGTCAACCGCTCTTAATCATTGCGGAAGATGTTGAAGGAGAAGCACTGGCGACTCTGGTTGTGAACCGTTTGCGTGGTGTATTAAATGCAGTGGCGATTAAAGCTCCTGGATTTGGCGATCGACGTAAACAGATGCTTCAAGATATCGCTGTTCTCACCGATGGACAAGTGATCTCGGAAGAGATTGGTCTGAGCTTAGATGCGGTTTCCGCTGATATGTTGGGACTTGCTCGGAAGATCATTGTGACCAAGGATTCGACGACGATCGTTTCTGATAATGCCAACAGCGAAAACGTGAAGAAGCGCGTCGAGCAGTTGCGTCAAGAAGTCGAGCGGAGTGATTCTGAGTACGACAAAGAAAAGATCACCGAACGGATCGCAAAACTGGCAGGCGGAATTGCAGTGATCAAAGTTGGAGCCGCGACTGAAACTGAATTGAAAAACCGCAAGCTGCGAATTGAAGATGCTCTGAATGCGACGAAAGCAGCAGTAGCAGAAGGTGTTGTTCCGGGTGGCGGTGTTTCGCTGATTCACTTAGCCTCGAAACTGGAAGAACTCAAATCCAGCTTGAATTCGGAAGAGCAAATCGGCGTTGATATCGTCATTCGGGCGATCGATGCTCCATTACGTCAAATTGCAGACAACGCTGGAGTTGAAGGATCGGTGGTTGTTGAGAAAGTGCGGGAAATGAGCTTTAACGAAGGCTATAACGCGCTGACCAACGAATATGAGGATCTGTTAGCTGCGGGAATTGTTGATCCGGCGAAAGTGGTGCGATCAGCACTTCAAGATGCAGGCTCGATCGCAGGAATGGTGCTGACAACTGAAGCGCTGGTTGTTGAAAAACCTGAACCGAAGTCTGCTGCTGCTCCCGATATGGGTGGCATGGGCGGCATGGGTGGTATGGGTGGCATGGGCGGCATGGGAATGATGTAA
- a CDS encoding hypothetical protein (similar to AA sequence:cyanobase_aa:cce_3850): MKGTDRIRGVLLIADMVTIKQRLLDAIEQTPEPLLEETLAFLESRKAASDSEDSPVRPASGRSLSRHAGKWAGDDLRECLDAIYDSRGGSRF; the protein is encoded by the coding sequence ATGAAGGGGACAGATAGAATTAGAGGAGTTCTTCTAATTGCCGATATGGTGACGATCAAACAGCGATTGCTTGATGCGATCGAACAAACGCCCGAACCTTTGCTTGAGGAGACTCTTGCCTTCCTTGAATCTCGCAAAGCGGCTTCTGATTCTGAAGATTCGCCTGTTCGTCCTGCTTCGGGTCGTTCTCTTTCACGTCATGCCGGAAAATGGGCAGGAGATGATCTTAGAGAATGTTTAGATGCCATTTATGATTCTCGTGGCGGTTCTAGATTCTAA
- a CDS encoding hypothetical protein (similar to AA sequence:cyanobase_aa:cce_2020) yields the protein MLVPYAENAIVDIRKLRNYCLNPEHDDGKHKARLFLSILEMTDEDAEALRQILLEVITTQDARLGRKDEFGQRYTLDFVLEWKGKSAIVRSGWILEDGSEIPRLTTCFPL from the coding sequence ATGCTAGTACCGTATGCCGAAAATGCCATTGTTGATATTCGCAAGCTCCGTAATTATTGCCTCAATCCAGAACATGATGATGGCAAACATAAAGCACGGCTGTTTCTGTCAATTCTTGAAATGACAGATGAAGATGCCGAAGCACTCAGGCAAATTCTGTTAGAAGTAATCACAACTCAGGATGCTCGATTGGGCAGAAAGGATGAATTTGGGCAGCGCTACACATTGGATTTTGTGCTTGAGTGGAAAGGAAAGAGCGCGATCGTTCGGAGTGGTTGGATTCTTGAAGATGGCTCTGAAATTCCCCGGTTAACAACTTGCTTTCCTTTGTAA
- a CDS encoding hypothetical protein (similar to AA sequence:cyanobase_aa:cce_2021), giving the protein MANTIKLLDVVALTVDLPEYNLLRGQVGTVVDILANGAAFEVEFSDRSGRTYESIGIRPENLMQLHFEPISREPEMAKV; this is encoded by the coding sequence ATGGCAAATACAATCAAACTACTGGATGTCGTTGCGCTTACGGTCGATCTTCCTGAATACAATCTCTTGCGTGGACAAGTTGGAACAGTGGTTGACATTTTGGCGAATGGAGCGGCGTTTGAAGTTGAATTTAGCGATCGTTCAGGACGAACTTATGAATCGATCGGAATCCGTCCCGAAAATTTAATGCAACTCCACTTTGAGCCGATATCACGAGAACCTGAAATGGCAAAGGTATGA
- a CDS encoding hypothetical protein (hypothetical protein Cyan7822_4503;~similar to AA sequence:cyanobase_aa:LBDG_43570), which produces MFGTFQQSSLRIEVEAPEETLAKSLTQVKELQNWLWFERFSIGISDTLIPGTKLTGRIGLITIQHEVELAEPNRIRFLLSQGIDGFHEWAWGNGWVQSRIEGISLLPISLGQTATILSLKQYLRSQSA; this is translated from the coding sequence ATGTTCGGAACATTTCAGCAAAGTAGCCTCCGCATCGAGGTTGAAGCCCCAGAAGAAACGCTGGCAAAAAGTTTGACTCAGGTAAAAGAATTACAAAACTGGCTCTGGTTCGAGCGGTTTTCCATTGGTATTTCCGATACGCTCATTCCGGGTACGAAACTAACCGGACGGATCGGACTGATCACGATTCAGCATGAGGTGGAACTCGCAGAACCGAATCGAATTCGATTTCTCCTCAGCCAAGGTATTGACGGCTTCCACGAATGGGCATGGGGCAACGGTTGGGTACAATCCCGCATCGAAGGAATTTCACTGTTACCGATTAGTCTCGGTCAAACGGCAACGATATTGAGTTTGAAGCAATATCTAAGAAGTCAATCTGCGTAA
- a CDS encoding thioredoxin (similar to AA sequence:cyanobase_aa:LBDG_43580) — protein MSSVLVIGDAEFETEVMNATQPVLVYFWATWCGPCRLLPPVMDAIATNYADRLKVVKMEVDPNPESVAKFQVEGVPAFRLIKDGEIVQSAEGVMTRQKLEAFLNENLVTA, from the coding sequence ATGAGTAGCGTTCTTGTGATTGGAGACGCAGAGTTTGAAACTGAGGTGATGAACGCGACTCAGCCTGTTTTGGTCTATTTTTGGGCGACGTGGTGCGGTCCTTGTCGGTTGTTGCCGCCGGTCATGGACGCGATCGCAACAAATTACGCCGATCGATTAAAAGTCGTGAAAATGGAAGTCGATCCAAATCCAGAAAGTGTCGCGAAATTTCAGGTCGAAGGAGTGCCTGCTTTTCGATTAATTAAAGACGGCGAAATTGTTCAGTCGGCAGAAGGCGTGATGACGAGACAAAAACTTGAAGCCTTTTTGAATGAGAACTTAGTGACAGCTTGA